The Haliotis asinina isolate JCU_RB_2024 chromosome 2, JCU_Hal_asi_v2, whole genome shotgun sequence genomic interval ATCCGGTTGTCAGGCTTGCAGACttagttgattatttacacccTGCCGGCATATTGGTATATCTGAGGGTAGCGTTAATCACCCAAACAGCAAACACTACGCAGTATTAAACAGCGGTTGCTTCTGCTCTGATGTATATTTAATGGCGATATATCCACGTTCATCACAGCTTCTTGTCTTCCAGATTCCGCATCACTATGTAGAGGCGTCACATCACCATGGCAGCCATGCGCCATTCCGTGTATCTCCATGTACTCTCTACCTTCAACATCATCCTCATTGGACTTGCCAGTAAGTATACAAGGGAGTATCGATCGTTTACTATCATGCGATGCGCCTGTGCTTTAATATCAGGGTATATCTCTATACAAGGTTGCGAGATCGACGATAAGACCCTTTATGGTAGTAAGTATTATTCATGAGTccttaggggcggtggggtggcttAGTGGTTAAGGTCTTCACTCGTCActccaaagacctgggtttgatgctccacatgggtacaatgtgtgaagcccattcttggtgtcacccgctgtgatattacaagaatatttctaaaagcggtcTAAAAGTAAACTCTCGACTCCATGCAACGGCACAGGAATATGTTTGTATATCTAGAAACCCTGCCCCTGTCATTTTTGGATTACTGCTTTAAAGGTAtcgcaaaactaaacttactcaattTTACTGACAAATAGATCGCAACTGGTTTGGATACGTACAATCACATTTGCTATTTCCGGGGTAATTAGACAGACCTAGGGTTGAGATTTCTGAAGCATTTTTCAGAGTGTTCGAAGTCTTTACTTCCTTCAAATCATATCGAAACATCTTACTGAATATGTGCTTGTAGAGATTGTTAGTAACGAAAGATCAGATATAAGCGCAGATTTATCACGAATCAAGAAATGGTTTTAAAATCTTGTATTTCCATGAGGGTTTCCGAATTGATGCTGCCAAAacttcactcaatcactcattcatgtttgtgtttctctTTTTTCTTCCAGCCAATGGAAGCACATTCTGCGAGCAAGTGCGCTGTGAGAACAACAACCCTTGCAGAACTATCTTCTCCCACGGGAAGGGTGACAGCCATGTGTCTGCCGAATGTGTGTGTCATGGGAAGTGGGCGGGGACATTGTGCGAGTCACAGATCCACGTGACACCTGGCGTCGTCACGTCCTCCAGTGCCGAGGTCGTCATCAGTTTCAAAAATCCTTACACAAACACTGTCCAGCCCAATGAACATGGCTTCTCCTACACACTCATGTATTGGAACAACAGCACAGATCATGCATGCGCATTGTTACAGGAACTGACATCACAGTCCCATCATGTCGTTGGTTTGGAACCAAGCACAGATTATACTATATGTGTTGAAAGTGGGATGGTGGAAACGTGTTTCTTAACGTACCACAACGACACGACTTTATCCACAAACTGCCTGGTCGTTACAACGGGGGAAATTCCTAGTCATTCTCATTCTAACAACGCAGCCGCCATTGCTGCCAGCATTCTCATTGTTGTCGTCGTATTAGCAATACTTTTTGCTGCAATCATTTTGAGAAGAAGACATTTTCTATTAGTTGACAATTTGTTTGGATTGTGTCGATGTGCGTGTTGTAGAAAGAAACGACCACAAGAATCGATGGCGGCGACTGATCTGATTGTCTCCCCTGATTCTCCCTTGATGGAGACCTCGACTAAAGTAGACTTTGCGCCTTCGAGCCCAGGGAAACCGAAGCATCGGTTGTTAAAACAACGGACGAGGGGTTATGCTGCATATTCAAcgaaaaatgaaaagaaaatagttCTGACAACTGTGTTAGAGTATAATCAAGATGGCGAGGTGTCAGAAAGTGATCCTTTGTCACATATAACGTGATGCAGCGTATGTGTTGTGACGATGTTCCTTATCAACACTGGTGCTTCTGAACTACTTTGGGATTCGATGGCATAGCCCTCTAAAACGCTGAAATTCGATGTGCAAAGTTACGTCCTTTGGATGTACCAGAATCCTGTGATCGAGGGTTCAGATCCTGATTCGCCAGGTTCGtcaggtttgtcagcaccattcCCGTGCTTGGCATTTCATGAAAAAGGCGATATCTAAGATTTGCATCAATTCAGGATTTTCCACAACATCAAGTGGACCACAGCGACAAGACCGGGATGCTGTTCGAAAGGtgtcataaatcattatctgacTTGCTCACTCTAAACAACTTGCTTGTTTCATCTGTCTCACAATGGGATATCTATCATGTAAAGTATTTTGCACTGTcacataaaataataaaatacgTGCTCAACTGTATatatctagttgttttacctgTGTCGATGGCGGTTTTCTCTCCGAAGGCTTCAGAGGTCAACAGGACAGTGTCATGTAACTGTTTGTGAACGTCGTGCAAACGCACGATGGATATACATACTAAGTTTGCTAATAtagttgtatttttttatttcattgacAGCTTTGATTTAAACGTCGTGGCATATATGGATGGTGATACTGAGGCAGATACTTTGTCCTTTAATCAATGTAGTAATGAAATACCATCGTGGAAATAACGTggaactcattttgaattaaattAAATGTTCTTTTTTCCCTTGGGATATTATAGTACCTGCCATTCTCAATCATAAGGTCATGTGAAGAGCATCTAAATCTGGAGATGGAACGAGAAATTTTCTGAGATTAATATCGTGGGGGTATTGCTCTGTATTTAATAGAGAtttaaaagcaatgtaaaaggTTGCTGGAAAGCGTGTAGTTTCTAAGATTGATCTGATCCAATCTAGGCTATGGCCGTCAGATGAAGCAAAGTGGGTCGAGTGGTCTATCTCGTTTCATTGTGCCACAACGAGGTTTGTAACTGCAATCAACTTGGGTgatacacgtcatcgtatcccggtTGCTCACGTTGTTCATcatggattgtgtggtccagaccctattatttacagaccgcagccatatagctggaatattgctgagtcagcCAGTAGCGCTATAATTACATTGACTGTTCCGTGGATCACAAGGTACATCCACGGTCGCTCACCGACTCTGTAAAGTCACGCAGATTTAAACTTACTTAGAAGTCACGCCACGTCATCAAGGGGAGTAATTCTTAACCTGATGGTGTCGAAATAGGAGTGACAGCGAATAATGTAAGATATTCTATGTGCGCATCTTTCGGTATACGCAAACGTTTTCTAGCTTCATTGTCAGTCGCGGGTACGTAACTAAACGCTTAAAACAGTAATAAAGCCAGTTTTCATATTTTGAGAATGTGGATTGAACTGTATCTAAGTCATTAACGCAGACGTCTTTATGACATTTGACACTTTACAAATAATACTTTTTGATACATTATGGTCCTGTTACGTTCCTTGACTTTCCAACCATATTTTCTAGTATCTTTACAAGGCTGATATCTTCTTTACAAGGCTAATATCTTCTTTACAAGGCTGATATCTTCTTTGACACCACAAGGTCTGCGAAGCTGACGGTCTGCATGAAGGATCCAGGTTTGGGCATCTCGTAAACTGGTTCACAGACAATTGTACACATGGTAACAGTGGCATCCTGACTGGACGTTCAGGGTTGTCAATAACTAGCAGTCAGCCAAATAAACAGGGAACTATATGAATGATTGGCTGAAAATCAGTGGTGACACCGGGTGTCCACAATAAGGATACATCAGTTCCACCTCTCAAACTATTCGTGTTAAGCGTTTCTGTTGATACCACTACACGGTTGTTTCTGATTATCTGATTCAATTACAAACTAGCGCCTTTGTGTTGCATAAGATACTTACATTTGTCTCGAAGTTTTCGTTTCCCTGTGTGTTCTTTCATTAGTCACAAAACTGCGGTTGTGTCGCACTTCGGATAACTCGGAAGTGTTCACGTAGGGCACTTTAACTTCGACTCAGCGGtttttgtatttacagtttACCATGGCAGCTTGAGTGTTCCGACTGCCGCGTGATACGACAGTGAAGGGCATGACTATGTCCGACTTCCCCTGATGTAGAAATATCGCTCTGTTTCAACAACACCCTTGAAGATACCTTGAATTTCCCTTCAACATCTCAAACTTGTAAGagcatcggatggtcagactccatgccttggttgacacatcccATAGTATAGATCTAACAGTTTTGtaggtcgatggtcatgctgttgatcatccGAATGAGtggcctcgattatttacaggccgccgaaATATAGCACAGACCCTCATGTTTTTACGAGGATAAAAGATTAAATTATGTGTTTTGATAATCCCGACTCAAAATGCTTCACATACATCATGATGTATTGTTCTGTCAAGCATACGTCCATTTCACATACATCATGGTGTATTGCTCTGTGAAGCATACGTCCATTTCACATACATCATGGTGTATTGTTCTGTCAAGCATACGTCCATTTCACATACATCATGGTGTATTGTTCTGTCAAGCATACGTCCGTTTCACATACATCATGGTGTATTCTACTGAGAAGCATTTGGAGTCGGGGGTCatctaaaaaaacattttttaaatcttTGAACCTCGCAAAGACACGAGGGCCTGTTACATTTGCAGGAATtttactgagtgcggcatagAACAAGAAGCAATTAACTACAGACTACATCGTGTCTAGCTGATTTACTTGCCACAGACCACGGGCGGCGCAGACGGAAGGCTAGCGTAATTTGCGAATTTCCGTGCTGGCAGACGCCGGGTCTCTCAGTAtagataattttgatagaagTTAACGATTGCATGTACATCGTGCAGGAACAGGAGCTTGAAGATTCTGAACGTGAAGAAATGTAGACTTCGTGTCTTTATTTTGGGCTTAATTTTCCATGAAACGATTACATGGAAGGAGAATACGGTGTTCAGGAACAATGAGGCAGACTAAACATATTCTCCATTGATACTCCGTAGATACTCCATAGATACTTCATATGTACTCTGCAGATGTACTTGGTACATTTGGCAGATACGTGCTAGAGACGTCGTAGATACTTCATGTTCCGCAGGAGCTCCTTAGATACCTTGGAGATATTCCGCAAACAGTGTGAGGGAGGTAAACGAGATCCGTGGACAGCCTCGCTGGCTTgtttgacacatctcatcgtaCCCCATCTGGGTACATCGACGGTTATAATGTTACTCAATGTCTTGTTTAGACTCGATCATGTACATACCCCCTTCATTTATATATCCCCTTCATGCAGCTGTAATATTTTAAAACTAATCTATGCTAATTTCATGCTGTATTCATGTGATATTCGACAAACTAAACTGATTACTAAGACTGTAATTAACTGTACGCCATCTAGATTACCGTACATGTGTCTCTAACATAATTATAACAGACTGACAAATAACATAATTATAACAGACTGACAAATAACATAATTATAACAGACTGACAAATAACATAATTATAACAGACTGACAAATATAAGGAATAGTACTGACCCTGGGCCTCTTGGTGTATGTTACCCTTGTAACACAGACATAAAACCATTAGCGTCACGGTATAAATCATCACTGCCGTTGTTTTAGCACTATTTCCCAACATGactacaatgtgggaagcccatctctggtttCCCCCcgcgtgaaattgctggaatattggtaaacgcggcgtaaaactaaactctctcactcaatcactcatagCACTATTTCAGCATATTTTCCAGTCGAAAAACTCAGAAAAAATTGTTCTTTACTTGCATTTTTATAATTTTTGtgttaaatattaaattgttatttTTCTACACATGAAACGTGACATGAAATGATGGCCTTGAAAGCCAGATTGGGACGTCAGACGCGGCAGCGGTTGTCATCGACAGCACCGCCCACATCACGCCCTTCTACTCCCTTATGCACTACACCAGTGTTGAAATTACGTCAGATCAGAGCGTTGGCATACCATCACCATTAAGTTGATCGAAGTCTGTGTCAATgccaaggtgaaattctcttcAGTAAATCGCTTTGTTTAGCTTATGTTTGCAGATCAATGTGTTTATATCATACATTGAATCTATATATGCTCTTTTAggtgacaaatatattttcttaaatagGCTTGCTTTATGTGTAATTCTGTTGTACACCGGAAACGGGAATAGtgtgtgggtatggttttacgccgcttttagcaatattccagaaacatcacgacaggggacagcAGGTAATAAgattcatacattgtgcccgtgtgggaaatcgaacccataTCCTCGGCCTGACGAGCGaagactttaaccactgggctacctcataGCCCTGAACGGAATATTTGGTAAGGAAATTATGTGACctgtgtgaaaatgaatttaACTTTCATTGCTATTCGTTAAAGTACGTTCTATTTACAGCTGAAGACACGTATGGTTTAATCTAATTTTCAATGAAAAGTTCACCATCAGATAGAGGGgacatacatatttcataatCGAAAGGAATCATTTAAGTCCATTCCCACTTCATTGAGGGGCAAATcattgaagggcatttagaagtgaaatgcgcAAGGAAAGCGAAATTtgtggatgtcagcttctttaatGTGAATTTCAGAGCGTATACTAACTCCTTCACCTGGCTCCGAAACGTCCTGTTATTCACAATAAGAGGCTGATTTCCATAAATTTTGCTTTTCTTGTTTTGTACATCGTGAATAACATTTTACAGCATTTACTCAGCATTGACAAACTGTGCTGAACGTTTAAAGACAGAGATTCTGCCAGGGTTATAGTCGTAGTGGTGATGTGCACTTTTAGCAACGAATGGGTGAAGGAACGAAAATGTTCCTAAAAATGCTCGTGTTGGATAATTACCATTTAAGTTGAAATCCtaaatgttaaaatataatCAAATGTCATTTCCTAAATGGGATGTCGTTAGTTCGAACAAACGTTTTGCGCCTTTGAGAATCCACATGTTGTTAATTCAGCTATAAATATAAGGAACGTTGATTCTTGACCGTACAAAGGATTACTTTGTATTTCGAGAAaccgagtgagtgaatatagtttttcCCCACATTCGGCAATATTCGACCTATATAGTGTTGGTTTGTAAGTaggcgagtctggaccaaaaaatccagtgatcaacaacatgggcatcgaccTAAGCAATTGGGAATTCAAGTTAGCTAGTCTGaccacgatcccgttagtcttctcttacaagcatgggttactgaagattagttctaacccggaccttcacaggtgaaATTTCGAGACATTTCCTGAACCCAACAGTATATCCAGTGGATATTCAGCTTTCGAATCCCGTACGACGGTGGAATGGAGACGTTTTAAGCTTTTAGAGTCAATTCACATCTAACTGATACTGTGGATAGTCATGTTTGGGCGGGTGCCTTCACTAGTTAACATACTGACGTCATAGGCAGCACCGTAATAGCAACTGTCATGCCATGTAATGTAGTGgagcgaacacctggtgtcaccgCTGTCTGACCGTGAATCACGAACAAATATTCACGTTGATTTCTTTGAGTTTGTTTGAATTACTTtactttacaaaacaaaacaaaacaaaacaaaacaaaaagcccTTTGTTTTTTCCTTCGGGTTATTATTTTGGCAAGGAAATCCAATTTCTCTGTTTTGCTGtggaatttacaaaacaaaacaaaattccaaTTACCCAGCCCTAAATTTTATTTCCCCACAATTGTCTGTCTACAATAAACTAACGAGTGTCAGGCACCACACTCTGGCAATATCTCATTGAGGTCCGATTGTGACCAACTCATCTAACGTCTGTCATTCAACATCCAACACACAGATGTCATATAATCAATCTCATAACTCTCTACCAAACACTAACACTTTCTTGCAGCATCACGAACTTTTCTTATATAAGACACATGCATGGAAATCTCTTGCAGAAGTCCTTTCCGCGAAGCACAACACAATGTCCAAGAACAAAACATCCACAATACACATTTTACGAAGCGTTCTTCAATCCACCCTCTTTACGTACAAAATCTTTGTTGTGTCTGTTAATGTGATAGATCCTAGAGGTGCAAAACGTCAAAAAGAAAAGTACCGCACGCTGAAGTTGGACCAATACTAAATTCAAGATTCAGCAGGTTTGGGAATATGCTTCGAATAATACCACCGATACAAAATCAACACACTAatatacactgacccaaaaaagaaacgcatagctgaaatctcatttttaaagtagattttttcggaaaatatagaatggaatgacaattaatgtaaatattaagtgtttttatagtcaatacaaccaaaacagacaaacaaacacaacctctggtgattattcgccacaccacagcaccttgaaaacgctttgtataatctgcacgtgggaaaatctgaaagcattatgcacgtgcaaatgcaggatctcaatcttgattatgatggctataaaaggggacaggtcctgttgcgattcattcttcgaatttctttctatgcgacgcgaaaaatgccaaggttaaatgaagaaaacagaaatagagccattggacgtctggaagctggggaaagtcagtcatcagttgccagacgtctgaatgtgaggcagagcacgatttcccgtctctggcaacgatacacgcaacacaactcgaccagagaccgtccaaggagtgggagaccaagggtgacaactccagcacaagaccgctacatccgggtgcttcatctaatcgggccgtcactgctacgtataccgctgatcacgttcctgggctgcgtagagtctctccacaaaccatcaggaatcgcctaagagagcatggaatgcgacctatgcgacctcatgcaggacctgttctgcatccccatcaccgtcgtgcacgtcttcagtggtgcaggaacgttcgggcatggaacctcttgaattggaggaggatctggttcagcgatgagtcacgttttctgctgtacagacatgatggaaggatgcgtgtttacagacgtcgaaatgagagatatgctcgacagtgcgttcgtgaggtcaacagacacggtggtggaggtgtaatgatgtggggaggcatatctatgaacggcaggacacagttggtgcatgtgcaagggaatctcaatgctgtacgctaccgggatgaaattctgaaccgtcatgttgttcctacaattgacgctagaagggaaattttccagcacgacaatgcaagaccgcacacagcacgcattaccacggatttccttgccaacaacaacattacagttcttccttggccctcaaaatcgccggatttg includes:
- the LOC137273241 gene encoding uncharacterized protein — its product is MAAMRHSVYLHVLSTFNIILIGLATNGSTFCEQVRCENNNPCRTIFSHGKGDSHVSAECVCHGKWAGTLCESQIHVTPGVVTSSSAEVVISFKNPYTNTVQPNEHGFSYTLMYWNNSTDHACALLQELTSQSHHVVGLEPSTDYTICVESGMVETCFLTYHNDTTLSTNCLVVTTGEIPSHSHSNNAAAIAASILIVVVVLAILFAAIILRRRHFLLVDNLFGLCRCACCRKKRPQESMAATDLIVSPDSPLMETSTKVDFAPSSPGKPKHRLLKQRTRGYAAYSTKNEKKIVLTTVLEYNQDGEVSESDPLSHIT